A single Lactuca sativa cultivar Salinas chromosome 8, Lsat_Salinas_v11, whole genome shotgun sequence DNA region contains:
- the LOC111876694 gene encoding uncharacterized protein LOC111876694 — MTEVMLHIYDVTNSDSEKANNTIVQINKIFKDGIGIGGIFHSAVQVYGADEWSFGFCEQGSGVFNCPSGKNPMYTYRECIVLGKTGLSILKVNQILRELSREWPGDCYDLLSKNCNHFCDEFCERLGVSKLPGWVNRFANAGDTAVEIAENTAFRLRQAKTEIVTASKVAYQFLAGIASNTTTSVSMGTDSSGSSSKGGGPPLWLKNLVAAGAKPSSSSTLENGDDDFLHNLSPDIPR; from the exons ATGACGGAGGTGATGCTCCATATATATGATGTAACCAACAGTGATTCCGAAAAGGCCAACAACACCATTGTTCAGATCAACAAGATTTTCAAAGATGGAATAGGAATCGGCGGTATCTTCCACAGCGCTGTTCAG GTTTATGGAGCGGATGAATGGTCATTTGGGTTTTGTGAACAGGGAAGTGGGGTTTTCAATTGCCCTTCTGGGAAAAATCCCATGTACACATATCGAGAATGCATTGTTCTTGGGAAAACAGGTCTTTCAATCTTAAAAGTGAATCAGATCTTGAGGGAACTTAGTAGGGAATGGCCAGGAGACTGTTATGACTTGCTGTCAAAAAACTGTAATCATTTTTGCGATGAGTTTTGTGAAAGACTCGGTGTGTCTAAACTTCCAG GTTGGGTGAACAGATTTGCTAATGCTGGGGATACTGCTGTAGAAATAGCAGAAAACACTGCTTTTCGG TTGAGGCAAGCTAAAACAGAGATTGTGACAGCTAGCAAAGTGGCGTATCAATTTCTTGCTGGAATAGCTTCAAACACCACCACAAGTGTGAGTATGGGTACGGATTCATCAGGGAGTTCAAGTAAAGGGGGTGGCCCACCTCTTTGGCTTAAAAACCTTGTGGCAGCTGGCGCAAAACCATCAAGTAGTAGTACACTTGAAAATGGCGATGATGACTTTCTGCATAATTTGTCACCAGATATACCACGATGA